In Gammaproteobacteria bacterium, the following are encoded in one genomic region:
- the rsmI gene encoding 16S rRNA (cytidine(1402)-2'-O)-methyltransferase: MVESALYVVSTPIGNLDDMTPRAVQVLSDVDLIAAEDTRHSGRLLQHFSISTRTMALHDHNERQVCGRLVERLQSGESIALISDAGTPLVNDPGYHLVHAAHQNKIKVVPVVGACAAIAALSVSGLASDRFAYEGFLPAKAGTRVHRLESLKDEARTLIFYEAPHRIIASLESLVLVLGHERIATLARELTKRFETVKQAPLGELLEWVRTDPNQQKGEIVLVVQGAPSRDSDEGIDSETQRILTLLLEELPTRQAAALAAKITGLKKNTLYKEALQIVDKGELKR; encoded by the coding sequence ATGGTCGAGAGTGCTCTTTATGTGGTTTCAACGCCGATTGGAAATCTGGATGATATGACTCCAAGGGCGGTACAGGTGCTATCTGATGTGGATTTGATTGCAGCAGAAGATACACGCCACAGTGGGCGTTTATTGCAACATTTTTCGATATCAACACGCACAATGGCACTTCATGATCATAATGAGCGGCAGGTGTGTGGTCGTCTGGTTGAGCGTTTGCAAAGTGGTGAATCGATTGCTTTAATCAGTGATGCGGGAACTCCGTTGGTGAATGACCCTGGGTATCATCTGGTTCATGCCGCACATCAAAATAAAATCAAGGTCGTTCCGGTTGTGGGGGCTTGTGCTGCAATTGCTGCGCTGTCGGTTTCCGGGTTGGCATCCGATCGCTTTGCATACGAAGGTTTTTTACCTGCTAAAGCGGGTACGCGCGTCCATCGTTTGGAGTCGTTAAAAGATGAAGCACGCACATTGATTTTTTATGAAGCGCCTCATCGTATTATTGCTTCATTGGAGTCATTGGTTTTGGTTCTGGGGCATGAACGTATTGCCACTTTGGCGAGAGAGTTAACAAAACGCTTTGAAACTGTAAAACAGGCTCCACTGGGCGAGCTGCTTGAGTGGGTGCGTACCGATCCCAATCAGCAAAAAGGGGAAATTGTTCTTGTGGTTCAAGGAGCACCTTCTCGTGATTCGGATGAAGGTATTGACTCTGAAACACAGCGTATATTGACACTATTATTAGAAGAGCTACCGACCAGGCAGGCAGCAGCACTGGCTGCAAAAATTACAGGTCTGAAAAAAAATACGCTTTATAAAGAAGCGCTTCAAATTGTCGATAAGGGTGAATTGAAGCGTTAA